Proteins from a genomic interval of Spea bombifrons isolate aSpeBom1 chromosome 4, aSpeBom1.2.pri, whole genome shotgun sequence:
- the LOC128491685 gene encoding olfactory receptor 472-like produces MNQTKVVEILLLGFQNPKSLNSLLIVLFLVLYILTLVGNLLIIILVAKYPSLKSPMYFFLTQLSLCDILLTTNISPNLLHVLVNGGSTISLAGCITQFYFFCVSEATECFLLTMMSYDRYLAICRPLHYTSIMSFRLCFQLILSSWLLAGIPTFTFAPMVSVIQFCGRVIDHYFCDFAPLLELSCTKHTVIKLADFVFGIPFVAAHVVFIAFTYISILITILKITSSTGRQKAFSTCSSHLIVVCSFYGTLIAVYLAPSKGESFNTNKVLSLLYTALCPFFNPLIYSLRNQDIKSLLSKFIVIHKT; encoded by the coding sequence ATGAACCAGACAAAGGTGGTGGAGATTCTGCTGTTGGGTTTTCAGAATCCAAAGAGTTTGAACTCTCTTCTAATTGTTCTGTTCCTTGTGCTCTACATCTTGACGTTAGTCGggaacctgctgattattatattggtggcAAAGTATCCGAGTctgaaatctcccatgtatttcttcctcactcaaTTATCGTTGTGCGATATCCTTCTGACCACAAATATATCCCCCAACCTGCTCCATGTTTTAGTTAATGGAGGAAGCACGATATCGTTAGCTGGCTGCATCactcagttttactttttttgtgtctCAGAAGCCACAGAGTGTTTCCTTCTCACAATGATGTCCTACGACCGGTATTTGGCCATTTGTCGCCCGCTGCATTACACGTCCATCATGAGTTTTAGGCTCTGTTTCCAACTCATTCTTTCTTCTTGGCTTTTAGCAGGTATACCAACATTTACTTTTGCACCCATGGTTTCAGTGATACAGTTCTGTGGTCGTGTcattgaccattatttctgtgattttgCTCCTCTTTTAGAGTTGTCTTGTACAAAGCATACTGTTATTAAACTTGCTGACTTTGTCTTCGGCATCCCATTTGTGGCTGCTCATGTGGTCTTTATTGCTTTTACATACATTTCCATCTTAATCACCATACTAAAAATTACCTCCAGCACCGGACggcagaaagccttctccacctgcagctctcatTTGATTGTAGTGTGTTCCTTCTATGGGACTTTAATAGCGGTTTATTTGGCTCCTTCCAAAGGGGAATcgtttaatacaaataaagtgTTATCTCTTTTATACACAGCGCTTTGTCCATTTTTTAACCCACTTATATACAGTCTTAGGAATCAAGATATTAAATCACTTCTGAGCAAATTTATTGTGATTCATAAAACATGA